The Microcystis aeruginosa NIES-843 sequence CATGAGGCTAAAAGCCGCTTTCTGTCTGCGTCCCGATCGGCCTTGAAAAATTTCGCTCCTAAATTCGTCCTCTTCGTCTTCGGGATCGGACCAGTCAGATAGGAGGGAACCAATCGGGTCTAATTCTTCGTTATCATCCTCTCGCGACCAATAATTTTCTGCCATAATCGACTCAGGTTAAGTAACTGTTCCAGTAGACGCTTGTTTCTTGCTTTATTTTACCGAAAATTGTTAAAATTTTTAACAGAATCTTAAGTTTTTTCGGGAAAGAAACCCTAGTTTTTCAGGCTATTGGTTTTTTTTGCCCGATAAATGCGCTTTTTCGGCTAAGATTGCTCTGTTTACATTCGTTGAGAAAATTTAACATTTATCCCCTATGTCAAACCTGCTCCTCTGTGTCGGACTGATTTGTGGCTCAATTATTTGGGTGGAGATCGTGCGTGATAGCTATCATGCTCTGGCCCACCATTGGCAGCCCCTTTATCGTCTGCACGTCTGGCATCATCGGGTTTTTCGTCCCGATCTGTCGGTAATGAGCGAGGAAATTTATCGTCGGGCGCACTGGTACAATGATGTACCAGAGGCCTTGGTGATGTTGGCTGCCAGTGTTTTACCTGTACTACTGGCCTACTCTTGGGGGTTCGATCGCCCTTGGTTGGGTTGGTTAGGTTCCCTTTATACTTTGACTTTTCTCAGTACGGCGATCGGTCGAGGTTTAGGCATCGCCAATCTGGAGGAATTAACCGATTTAACCCATCGTCCGGGGCAATTTGAGAGTTTACCGGCTCAATGGCGCGTTAATCGTACCTACCACTGGCGACACCATTTTGATAACCAAAAGGCTTATTATTGTGGAACTTTCACCTTTATGGATAAATTGATGGGGACGGCACTTTCTCTTAAGGGTAAAACGATCGCCATTACCGGAGCGAATGGAACCTTAGGGCGATCGCTGTTAAAGTACCTACAACTGAAAGGAGCTAAGGTAATCGCGCTCACTTCCAGGGAGAATGCGATCGCTATTGAAATTAACGGCGAATCAGTACCTGTAAAAACCGTGAAATGGCAAATCGGTGAAGAAACGCAACTTGAGGACTTATTTAGGTCTGTAGATATACTGATTTTAAATCATGGCGTTAATGTCCACGGCCAAAGAACCCCAGAAGCGATCGAATTAGCCTACCAAGTGAATACTTTTTCCGTCTGGCGTTTAATGGAATTATTCTTCAAAACTGTCCGCACTAACGAGCAAATTGCCCGCAAGGAAGTCTGGGTGAATACCTCGGAAGCAGAGGTTAATCCTGCCTTTAGTCCCCTCTACGAACTCAGTAAACGAGCGATCGGTGATATGATTACCCTGCGTCGTTTAGATGCCCCCTGTGTGGTAAGAAAGCTAATTCTTGGCCCTTTTAAGAGTAATTTAAATCCTCTGGGTATTATGTCCGCCGATTGGGTGGCTAAACAGATTATCAAGGCGGTACAGAGGGATAGCCGCAATATTATTATTACTATTAATCCCTTGACTTTTATCACCTTCCCAATTAAGGAATTCTCTGTTTCTACTTACTTAAAACTATTTACTCGTTCCCCAAAAAATCGGGAAAATCCCTAACTATTTAGGGTTTGCAGCAAAAAGTTTGTTGGTGGGGACAGGGTGTGGGGTGTGGGGTGTGGGGTGTAGGGTTTTACCCATTTTCAGGGGGTTAATTACCTAATTTTCAGGGAAAAAGTCCAGGGATTTTCCCCCCGATCACTCCCATATCTGGTACTTTTTGATTGACAAAAGGTCTAAAAGTGTTACCCAACAAGGTTTTCAGATTTATTCAGCAAACCCTAACTATTTATCCTTAATCGGGGATCAGGACTATTTTTCCGCGCACTCTTTCCGATTCACTATAATTATGAGCTTCTACCACCTGGGAAAAAGTATAGGTGCGATCGATTCTAACAGTTAATTTTCCCGATTCGATCGCTTCTTTGAGAAATTGCCAGTCAGACGCTTGTGCTTGAGCAAAAAATATCAGTTTCCCTTTTTGGGGCAACCAAGCACCGAGATAATTTAGGAAGATAATTCCGGGATTTGGGAGGGTGGTTATATAGGTCCCTTGGGGTTTTAAAAGCTGACGACAGTGCCAAAAAGAAGACTTAGCCACAGCATCGAAGATTATATCATATTTCTGCTCGGTTTTTCTCCAATCTTCTTGGGTATAATCGATAACTTTATCGGCTCCTAAAGAGGTGACATAATCGATATTTTTACTACTACAAACTCCATCTACTTGCGCGGAGAAAATTTTTCCTATCTGCACGGCAAAGCTACCCACTCCTCCCGATGCACCATTAACTAAAATCCGATTTCCTGCTTGAATACCGCCAAAATCCCGCAAGACTTGCAAAGCGGTAGAAGCGGCTAAAGGAGTGGCGGCAGCTTCAATAAAACTCTGATTATGCGGTTTTTTAACTAATAGGGAAGCGGGAATAATTGCATATTCAGCATAGGTTCTACCGGGTAATTGATTGAGAAAACCAAAAACCTCATCTCCGATCTGGAATTGTTCCACCTGACTGCCTTTTTCAACGATAATTCCCCCATAATCAAAACCTAATTGCAGGGGAAATTTATTACCTGTGGCTATTTTGAGCATCCCCCGACGAATCTTCCAATCAATCGGATTAATTCCCGCTGCCATAATCTTAATTAAGACTTCTTTCCCTTGGGGAATTGGCTTTTCTATTTCGGTGTATTGGAGAACATTACTATCGCCATAGCGATTAATGATAATAGCTTTCATAATTAAGAAAAAAGTTGATAAAATAG is a genomic window containing:
- a CDS encoding bifunctional sterol desaturase/short chain dehydrogenase, with protein sequence MSNLLLCVGLICGSIIWVEIVRDSYHALAHHWQPLYRLHVWHHRVFRPDLSVMSEEIYRRAHWYNDVPEALVMLAASVLPVLLAYSWGFDRPWLGWLGSLYTLTFLSTAIGRGLGIANLEELTDLTHRPGQFESLPAQWRVNRTYHWRHHFDNQKAYYCGTFTFMDKLMGTALSLKGKTIAITGANGTLGRSLLKYLQLKGAKVIALTSRENAIAIEINGESVPVKTVKWQIGEETQLEDLFRSVDILILNHGVNVHGQRTPEAIELAYQVNTFSVWRLMELFFKTVRTNEQIARKEVWVNTSEAEVNPAFSPLYELSKRAIGDMITLRRLDAPCVVRKLILGPFKSNLNPLGIMSADWVAKQIIKAVQRDSRNIIITINPLTFITFPIKEFSVSTYLKLFTRSPKNRENP
- a CDS encoding NAD(P)-dependent alcohol dehydrogenase, translated to MKAIIINRYGDSNVLQYTEIEKPIPQGKEVLIKIMAAGINPIDWKIRRGMLKIATGNKFPLQLGFDYGGIIVEKGSQVEQFQIGDEVFGFLNQLPGRTYAEYAIIPASLLVKKPHNQSFIEAAATPLAASTALQVLRDFGGIQAGNRILVNGASGGVGSFAVQIGKIFSAQVDGVCSSKNIDYVTSLGADKVIDYTQEDWRKTEQKYDIIFDAVAKSSFWHCRQLLKPQGTYITTLPNPGIIFLNYLGAWLPQKGKLIFFAQAQASDWQFLKEAIESGKLTVRIDRTYTFSQVVEAHNYSESERVRGKIVLIPD